One genomic region from Bubalus bubalis isolate 160015118507 breed Murrah chromosome 12, NDDB_SH_1, whole genome shotgun sequence encodes:
- the B3GNT2 gene encoding N-acetyllactosaminide beta-1,3-N-acetylglucosaminyltransferase 2 yields MSVGRRRIKLLGILMMVNVFIYLIVEVSKSSSQEKNGKGEVIIPKERFWKISDLPQAYWNKEQEKLNRRFNPILNTLANQTGEASGFSNISHLNYCEPDLRVMSVVSGFDSLPDRFKDFLLYLRCRNYSLLIDQPDKCAKKPFLLLAIKSLTSHFDRRQAIRESWGKETHVGNQTVVRVFLLGQTPAEDNHPDLSDMLKFESEKHQDILLWNYRDTFFNLSLKEVLFLRWVSTSCPNAEFVFKGDDDVFVNTHHLLNYLNSLSGNKAKDLFIGDVIHNAGPHRDKKLKYYIPEVVYTGVYPPYAGGGGFLYSGHLALRLYNVTDRVLLYPIDDVYTGMCLQKLGLAPERHKGFRTFDIEEKSRSNICSYVDLMLVHSRKPQEMIDIWSRLQSAHLKC; encoded by the coding sequence ATGAGTGTTGGACGTCGAAGAATAAAGTTGTTGGGAATCCTGATGATGGtaaatgtcttcatttatttgattGTGGAAGTCTCCAAAAGCAGTagccaagaaaaaaatggaaaggggGAAGTAATAATACCCAAAGAAAGGTTCTGGAAGATCTCTGACCTTCCTCAGGCATATTGGAACAAGGAACAAGAAAAGCTGAACAGGAGGTTCAATCCCATTTTGAACACGTTAGCCAACCAGACAGGAGAAGCATCCGGATTCTCCAATATAAGCCATCTCAATTACTGTGAACCTGACCTGAGGGTCATGTCAGTGGTTTCAGGTTTCGACAGTTTGCCAGACAGATTTAAAGATTTTCTGCTATATTTGAGATGTCGAAATTATTCACTGCTCATAGACCAACCAGATAAGTGTGCAAAGAAGCCCTTCTTATTGCTGGCGATTAAGTCCCTAACTTCACATTTCGATAGAAGGCAAGCGATTCGGGAATCTTGGGGCAAAGAAACCCATGTGGGGAACCAAACAGTGGTGCGAGTCTTCTTACTGGGCCAGACCCCCGCAGAGGACAACCATCCTGACCTTTCAGATATGCTGAAATTTGAGAGTGAGAAGCACCAAGACATTCTTTTGTGGAACTACAGAGATACATTCTTCAACTTGTCTCTGAAAGAAGTACTCTTTCTCAGGTGGGTGAGCACTTCCTGCCCAAATGCTGAGTTCGTGTTCAAGGGCGATGATGATGTTTTTGTGAACACCCATCATCTCCTGAATTACTTGAATAGCTTATCCGGGAACAAAGCCAAAGATTTGTTTATTGGTGATGTGATTCATAATGCTGGACCTCATCGGGATAAGAAACTCAAGTACTACATCCCGGAAGTTGTTTACACTGGCGTCTACCCGCCTTATGCAGGAGGAGGCGGATTCCTCTACTCCGGCCACCTGGCCCTGAGACTGTACAATGTGACTGACCGGGTCCTTCTCTACCCCATTGATGATGTTTATACTGGAATGTGCCTTCAGAAACTCGGCCTTGCTCCAGAGAGACACAAAGGCTTCAGGACATTTGatatagaagagaaaagcaggagtAACATTTGTTCCTATGTAGATTTGATGTTGGTACATAGTAGAAAACCTCAAGAGATGATTGATATTTGGTCTCGGTTGCAGAGTGctcatttaaaatgctga